One SAR324 cluster bacterium genomic window carries:
- a CDS encoding class I SAM-dependent methyltransferase, with amino-acid sequence MSSLPLHQTIMESQAPKVELKEIGLDVGLAVARHFYKTEYLHYGFWTPELSVEPANVLQAQENYANLLLETIPKGVKRILDVGCGSGKFAQKMIEHGYEVDCVSPSPYLTNYARGLLGADVKIFECRYEDLKTDRKYDLVLCSESFQYLHLEAALEETLARLNPSGHLLVCDFFTIPADTKSPISGGHRLENFYQVLGGYPLQILLDQDITKETAPSLDLMDSLLREVVQPIWNAVAYYTRSNAAWLAWGVSKIYRKKIEKINRKYFSGGTSGASFSKHKSYRLILLQKTE; translated from the coding sequence TTGAGTAGCCTCCCTCTTCACCAAACCATCATGGAATCCCAAGCGCCCAAGGTTGAACTCAAAGAAATTGGACTGGACGTTGGTCTGGCAGTCGCTCGTCACTTCTACAAGACAGAGTATCTGCACTATGGTTTTTGGACGCCCGAACTGAGTGTTGAACCTGCCAATGTGCTACAGGCTCAAGAAAACTACGCCAACTTGTTGCTAGAGACGATCCCAAAGGGAGTCAAACGTATTTTGGATGTAGGCTGTGGTTCTGGGAAGTTTGCTCAAAAGATGATCGAGCATGGTTACGAGGTTGACTGTGTTTCGCCCAGTCCCTACCTGACGAATTACGCTCGAGGTTTGTTGGGGGCGGATGTGAAGATCTTTGAATGCCGCTACGAAGACCTGAAGACGGATCGAAAGTATGATCTGGTCCTCTGCAGTGAGAGCTTTCAGTATCTCCACTTGGAGGCAGCGTTAGAAGAAACGCTGGCTCGCCTGAACCCGTCAGGGCATTTGCTGGTCTGTGATTTTTTCACGATTCCTGCTGATACGAAGAGTCCAATTAGTGGGGGCCATCGATTGGAAAATTTCTATCAGGTGCTTGGTGGATATCCTCTACAAATCTTATTGGATCAAGACATCACTAAAGAAACCGCTCCTTCTCTGGATCTGATGGACAGCCTGCTCCGCGAGGTTGTTCAACCAATCTGGAATGCCGTTGCCTACTACACCCGTAGCAATGCGGCCTGGTTGGCTTGGGGTGTTTCCAAAATCTACCGCAAGAAAATTGAGAAGATCAATCGTAAGTACTTCTCTGGAGGAACGAGTGGAGCCTCTTTCTCGAAGCACAAGTCCTATCGGTTGATATTGCTGCAGAAGACCGAATGA
- the gap gene encoding type I glyceraldehyde-3-phosphate dehydrogenase, translated as MAIRIGINGFGRIGRMVVRAGANDPNLELVAINDLLPSENLAYMFKYDSTHGRFRGEVASDGNQLLINGKAIQCKAERNPADLGWGDLGVDYVIESTGLFTNAETAGGHLQAGAKKVVISAPAKGDLKTLVMGVNHNDYDPGSDHVVSNASCTTNCLAPIVKVVLDNYGIEEGLMTTVHAVTATQKTVDGPSLKDWRGGRGGFQNIIPSSTGAAKAVGLCIPEVKGKLTGMAFRVPTANVSVVDLTVRTEKATSYEEIGAAMKAAAEGSMQGVLGYTEDQVVSSDFIGDARSSIFDATAGIGIGDHFFKLVSWYDNEIGYSNRVLDLIRYMAQKG; from the coding sequence ATGGCGATTCGTATTGGTATCAACGGATTTGGAAGAATTGGGCGCATGGTCGTCCGGGCTGGTGCAAATGACCCGAATCTTGAACTTGTAGCAATCAATGATCTGCTCCCTTCAGAAAACCTAGCCTACATGTTCAAGTATGATTCGACTCATGGGCGCTTCAGAGGCGAAGTCGCTTCTGACGGTAATCAACTGCTGATCAATGGCAAAGCCATCCAGTGCAAAGCGGAGCGTAATCCAGCTGATCTTGGCTGGGGAGATCTTGGTGTTGATTACGTAATTGAATCAACAGGCCTCTTCACTAACGCCGAGACTGCAGGAGGACACCTCCAAGCGGGAGCCAAGAAAGTTGTAATTTCAGCGCCTGCAAAGGGTGATCTGAAAACCCTGGTGATGGGTGTTAATCATAACGACTACGATCCGGGCAGTGACCATGTAGTTTCCAATGCTTCCTGCACCACCAATTGCTTGGCACCTATTGTCAAGGTTGTCTTGGACAACTATGGGATTGAAGAAGGCTTGATGACGACGGTACATGCTGTCACAGCGACCCAGAAAACAGTTGATGGACCCTCATTGAAAGACTGGCGTGGAGGAAGAGGAGGTTTCCAGAATATCATTCCTTCGAGCACTGGAGCTGCCAAAGCAGTGGGGCTTTGTATACCTGAGGTTAAAGGTAAGCTGACTGGAATGGCTTTTCGAGTACCAACTGCCAACGTCTCAGTGGTCGACTTAACAGTGCGCACGGAAAAGGCTACTTCCTACGAAGAGATCGGCGCTGCCATGAAGGCTGCTGCAGAAGGAAGCATGCAGGGTGTTCTAGGATACACTGAGGACCAAGTGGTATCCTCTGACTTTATTGGTGATGCTCGTTCCTCTATCTTTGATGCAACTGCTGGAATTGGCATTGGTGATCACTTCTTCAAGCTGGTCTCCTGGTACGACAATGAGATTGGCTACTCCAATCGTGTTCTTGACTTGATTCGCTACATGGCCCAAAAGGGCTGA
- the rpiA gene encoding ribose-5-phosphate isomerase RpiA produces the protein MVSSNNKQRAAAAAAELITDGMILGLGTGTTASYLVQILGERVRHGLRIQGVPTSEATQQLAVAEGVPLTTLEEQPVLDLCLDGADEVDPALNLIKGGGGALLREKIVASAARQRIIMVDVSKCVDCLGAFPLAVEIIPFGWEVTRRQLEQFGGVPTLRQREGKPFVTDQGHYIIDCALSQIEDAPRLNHQLNQLPGVVENGLFVDMTDRLIIGSPDGITEKHKN, from the coding sequence ATGGTGTCATCTAACAACAAGCAGCGTGCAGCGGCAGCAGCGGCAGAACTGATCACCGATGGAATGATACTTGGGTTGGGAACCGGAACGACAGCCAGCTATCTGGTCCAGATTCTTGGTGAGCGAGTCCGCCATGGCCTACGTATTCAGGGAGTGCCAACCTCTGAGGCAACACAACAACTTGCTGTAGCGGAAGGTGTTCCGCTGACTACCCTCGAAGAGCAACCAGTACTTGATCTCTGCTTGGATGGGGCAGATGAGGTAGACCCTGCACTGAATCTGATCAAAGGAGGAGGAGGTGCCTTGCTCCGAGAGAAGATTGTCGCCTCAGCAGCTCGTCAACGCATTATCATGGTGGATGTCAGCAAGTGTGTAGACTGTCTTGGGGCTTTCCCTCTAGCGGTAGAAATCATTCCTTTTGGTTGGGAAGTCACCAGGCGACAATTAGAACAATTTGGAGGCGTTCCTACTCTGCGCCAACGAGAAGGAAAGCCTTTTGTCACTGATCAAGGTCACTACATCATCGATTGCGCCCTGTCACAAATAGAAGATGCCCCTAGGCTCAACCACCAGCTGAATCAGTTGCCCGGAGTGGTTGAGAACGGTCTTTTTGTGGATATGACAGACCGACTCATCATCGGTAGTCCCGATGGCATTACCGAAAAACATAAAAATTGA